A single window of Acetohalobium arabaticum DSM 5501 DNA harbors:
- a CDS encoding amidohydrolase, translating into MNKEELKQKICKVIDENRERIIAFNQKIYDNPELGYKETFSTEAISQELKDLGLKVKKDIAVTGCKGRIENQNPGPTIALLGELDSITCPEHPDADPETGAVHACGHNIQLSAMLGAAIGLVSSNVVNELEGNVEFIAVPAEEYVELEYRSKLLEEGKIKFFGGKQELIYQGELDNVDLAMMIHSLDLGDKKALIGGSGNGFVGKKVQFVGKESHAGSAPEEGVNALNGAMLAMSNIHAQRETFPEEEKVRVHPIITKGGDIVNVVPADVRIETYVRARTIEGIIDANKKVNRSLKAGAMAVGAEINISDMPGYLPLLTDTEFDTLFKSNLTKFIGENNIQEGASFTGSFDFGDVSHLMPSLHPFFGGVKGDIHTRDFRLDDPELAIITPAKTLATTIVDLLFDEAQTAKEIIDDFDPELTKEEYLGFLDGITRDIKEDFKD; encoded by the coding sequence ATGAATAAAGAAGAATTAAAACAGAAAATCTGTAAAGTGATCGATGAAAATAGAGAAAGAATCATTGCTTTTAATCAAAAGATTTATGATAATCCTGAATTGGGATATAAGGAGACCTTCAGTACTGAGGCTATTAGTCAGGAGTTAAAAGATTTAGGATTAAAAGTAAAAAAGGATATTGCAGTTACCGGCTGTAAGGGGAGAATAGAAAACCAGAATCCTGGCCCTACAATAGCTTTATTGGGAGAATTAGATTCCATAACCTGTCCGGAACATCCTGATGCAGACCCTGAAACTGGTGCTGTGCATGCCTGCGGCCATAACATTCAATTATCAGCAATGTTGGGAGCAGCAATAGGACTTGTTTCATCAAATGTTGTTAATGAACTTGAGGGAAATGTAGAATTTATTGCTGTACCGGCAGAGGAGTATGTAGAGTTGGAATATAGATCAAAACTTTTAGAGGAAGGGAAAATTAAGTTTTTTGGTGGTAAACAGGAGCTTATCTATCAGGGAGAATTGGATAATGTTGATTTAGCAATGATGATTCATTCGCTAGATTTAGGTGACAAGAAAGCTTTAATCGGCGGAAGCGGTAACGGATTTGTCGGTAAAAAAGTACAGTTTGTCGGTAAAGAGTCCCATGCAGGTTCTGCACCGGAAGAAGGGGTAAATGCTTTAAATGGAGCTATGCTGGCAATGTCGAATATTCATGCTCAACGCGAAACTTTTCCTGAAGAGGAGAAGGTAAGAGTTCATCCAATTATTACTAAAGGAGGGGATATAGTAAATGTTGTTCCGGCTGATGTTAGAATAGAAACTTATGTAAGGGCGAGAACTATTGAAGGAATAATAGATGCTAACAAAAAGGTTAATCGTTCCTTAAAAGCTGGGGCTATGGCAGTAGGAGCTGAGATTAATATTTCTGATATGCCTGGATATTTACCGTTATTAACTGATACTGAATTTGATACTTTATTTAAATCAAATTTAACAAAATTTATTGGAGAGAATAATATTCAGGAAGGAGCAAGCTTTACTGGCTCCTTCGATTTTGGGGATGTTTCCCATTTAATGCCGAGTCTCCATCCATTCTTTGGAGGGGTAAAGGGAGATATTCATACTCGTGACTTTAGATTAGATGATCCAGAATTAGCAATTATTACTCCTGCCAAAACATTAGCGACTACAATCGTAGATTTACTTTTTGATGAAGCTCAGACTGCCAAAGAAATTATTGATGATTTCGATCCAGAACTTACTAAAGAAGAGTATCTAGGATTTTTAGACGGAATAACTAGAGACATTAAAGAGGATTTCAAAGATTAG
- a CDS encoding RidA family protein, translating to MTKELIHTDEAPAAVGSYSQAVKVGDTIYVSGQIAIDPETEELIDGDVEAQTKQVLDNLTAILKETDCTLKDVVKAEVFLDDINNFDSVNDIYAEYFAEEPPARACMEVARLPKDVAVEISVIAVK from the coding sequence ATGACAAAGGAATTAATTCATACTGATGAAGCACCAGCAGCTGTTGGTTCCTATTCACAGGCGGTTAAAGTAGGAGATACTATCTATGTTTCAGGTCAGATTGCTATTGATCCTGAAACAGAGGAATTAATTGATGGTGATGTAGAAGCTCAGACTAAGCAGGTATTGGATAATTTAACTGCGATTCTAAAGGAAACAGACTGCACTTTAAAAGATGTAGTTAAAGCTGAAGTCTTTTTGGATGATATCAACAATTTCGACTCTGTTAATGATATTTATGCTGAATATTTTGCTGAAGAACCGCCGGCCAGAGCCTGCATGGAAGTGGCACGTTTACCTAAAGATGTTGCAGTGGAAATTTCAGTAATTGCAGTTAAGTAA
- a CDS encoding helix-turn-helix transcriptional regulator: MRILVDDTREVHPYLENVKSIAKGIHKFLGQDSEVVIHDLSDPTSSIIFLAGGLTDRELGGPVTDLVLKTLRQESNPEDIVNYRNQTEDGRTFKSSTLFIKDDREEVIGCLCINYDVTKLSLVQNIINNFCAMEEDSNKDSNQKEIEYEIFANDINDVLNKMIKAAIDQVNKPVPFMEKEDKLKVIEFLEQKSAFIIKGAVERIADDLGVSRYTVYNYLKEI; encoded by the coding sequence ATGAGAATTTTAGTAGATGATACTCGAGAGGTCCATCCATATTTAGAGAATGTAAAATCAATTGCTAAGGGAATACATAAATTTTTGGGCCAAGATTCGGAAGTTGTTATTCATGATTTAAGTGATCCTACTAGTTCGATTATCTTTCTAGCAGGAGGGTTAACTGATAGAGAGTTAGGAGGACCAGTAACTGATTTAGTTTTAAAGACTCTGCGCCAAGAGTCCAATCCAGAGGATATCGTAAATTACCGCAATCAGACAGAAGATGGTCGAACCTTTAAATCTTCAACTCTCTTTATTAAAGATGATAGGGAAGAAGTCATCGGTTGTTTATGTATTAATTATGATGTAACTAAATTATCTTTAGTTCAGAATATTATTAATAATTTCTGTGCAATGGAAGAAGATAGTAACAAAGATTCTAATCAAAAAGAAATAGAGTATGAAATCTTTGCTAATGATATCAATGATGTATTAAATAAGATGATAAAAGCAGCTATAGACCAGGTAAATAAGCCAGTGCCTTTTATGGAAAAAGAGGATAAACTCAAAGTGATTGAATTCTTAGAACAGAAAAGTGCTTTTATAATTAAAGGAGCAGTAGAAAGAATTGCTGATGATCTAGGTGTTTCTCGTTATACAGTCTATAATTATTTAAAGGAAATTTAG
- a CDS encoding Na+/H+ antiporter NhaC family protein codes for MPEKEINEDRINFRVGTFGGAVPMLFFVFWAIFISVQGAPDTKGLIVGALIGLVLGMFLVKDEWEKYCEKIFEGMSQDVGVVAIVAWFFAGTFAQILQEGGLVKGLVWIASSMGVEGSAFVIVTFLLAALFSTAVGTGYGTVVAFTTLMYPAGIIMGAHPIVLLAGILSGAAFGDNLAPVSDTTIVSAVTQETDVPGVVRSRFKYCIIAAIPAMILLFIFGTASGKMGISAAKATEYMSNSAEPIGLLFLIPFALVIYLAMSGNHLIISLTWGILTASVMGVTTGLIKIQDLLFINGEEGVVTGAIVDGVMGYVPMAVLILLIVAAGYIMQCGGTMESMKKWLASKIQNKVSRAELSMWLLIAGLNVFITINTAAEIAAAPFVKEVGEDFHIHPYRRANLLDATTSALGYIFPWSGAVLLAYSTLQNVAGQYDFVNVIPTTKLWPYVFHGWFLVLVMFGAVITGFGRRYIGPNGEPVKEIPEAKENSMGMEI; via the coding sequence ATGCCAGAAAAAGAGATAAATGAAGACAGAATTAATTTTAGAGTTGGAACCTTTGGTGGAGCAGTTCCGATGTTATTCTTTGTATTCTGGGCTATCTTTATTTCTGTACAGGGAGCTCCGGACACTAAGGGATTAATTGTTGGTGCATTAATCGGCTTAGTCTTAGGTATGTTTTTAGTCAAGGATGAGTGGGAAAAATATTGTGAAAAAATTTTTGAAGGTATGTCTCAGGATGTAGGGGTTGTAGCCATAGTTGCCTGGTTTTTTGCAGGGACTTTTGCTCAGATTCTGCAGGAAGGCGGCTTAGTGAAGGGTTTGGTTTGGATCGCTAGTTCTATGGGAGTGGAAGGTTCAGCATTTGTAATTGTTACTTTTCTATTGGCAGCATTATTCTCAACTGCTGTGGGAACAGGTTATGGTACAGTAGTTGCATTTACAACTTTAATGTATCCAGCTGGAATTATTATGGGAGCCCACCCAATTGTGTTATTGGCCGGTATCTTAAGCGGAGCAGCCTTTGGGGATAATCTAGCTCCGGTATCGGATACGACTATTGTTTCGGCGGTAACTCAAGAAACTGATGTACCCGGTGTAGTCCGGTCTCGGTTTAAGTATTGTATTATAGCAGCTATTCCGGCTATGATTCTATTATTTATATTTGGAACAGCATCTGGTAAAATGGGAATTAGTGCTGCTAAGGCTACAGAATATATGTCCAATTCGGCTGAGCCGATAGGATTATTATTCTTAATTCCGTTTGCATTAGTAATTTATTTAGCTATGAGCGGTAATCACTTGATTATTTCATTAACCTGGGGGATTCTGACAGCTTCAGTTATGGGAGTGACAACAGGATTAATTAAGATCCAGGACCTGTTATTTATAAATGGAGAAGAAGGAGTAGTTACTGGAGCTATTGTAGACGGTGTTATGGGATATGTACCGATGGCAGTATTAATTCTATTGATTGTTGCTGCTGGTTATATAATGCAGTGCGGAGGAACAATGGAGTCTATGAAGAAATGGCTTGCATCTAAGATCCAGAATAAGGTTTCCCGAGCAGAACTGTCTATGTGGCTTTTAATTGCTGGACTGAATGTTTTTATTACAATCAATACAGCAGCTGAAATTGCAGCAGCTCCTTTTGTTAAAGAAGTAGGGGAAGACTTTCATATCCATCCGTATCGTAGAGCTAATTTATTAGATGCAACAACTTCTGCTTTAGGTTATATTTTCCCTTGGAGTGGAGCAGTTTTATTGGCCTACAGTACTTTACAGAATGTAGCTGGTCAATATGATTTTGTAAATGTAATTCCAACTACTAAATTATGGCCTTATGTGTTCCACGGCTGGTTCTTAGTACTTGTAATGTTTGGAGCAGTAATTACTGGATTTGGGAGACGATATATTGGACCAAACGGCGAACCGGTCAAGGAAATACCTGAAGCCAAGGAAAATTCAATGGGAATGGAGATTTAA
- the sdaAA gene encoding L-serine ammonia-lyase, iron-sulfur-dependent, subunit alpha has translation MYDFETVKELINLTEKHEVSITEVVIKREKELSEKSEVEIRKRMNKSLEVMREAIKQGLTEDITSMSGLVGGDAKLIASAREREETITGNIMSQAITRALAVSEVNAAMGKIVAVPTAGSCGILPGALLTIADDIDISDKEIVDSLFVASGIGLAVAKQASVSGAAGGCQAECGTASGMAAAAITYLLGGDNNQVANATAIALKNILGLVCDPVAGLVEIPCIKRNTMGAANALVAAEMALAGVESKIPIDEVIIAMKEVGEALPEELRETSLGGLAATPTGCRIKEQLKAD, from the coding sequence ATGTATGATTTTGAGACAGTAAAGGAATTAATTAATTTAACAGAAAAGCATGAAGTATCAATAACTGAAGTAGTTATTAAACGAGAAAAAGAATTATCAGAAAAGTCTGAAGTAGAGATTAGAAAGAGAATGAATAAAAGTTTAGAGGTGATGAGAGAAGCAATTAAGCAGGGATTAACAGAAGATATAACTTCCATGAGTGGTTTGGTGGGAGGCGATGCTAAATTAATTGCCTCAGCTAGAGAAAGAGAAGAAACAATAACTGGAAATATTATGTCTCAGGCTATTACTAGAGCTTTGGCTGTATCAGAGGTAAATGCTGCTATGGGTAAGATAGTGGCTGTGCCGACGGCGGGTTCCTGTGGTATCTTGCCTGGTGCTTTATTAACTATTGCTGATGATATAGATATATCTGATAAAGAAATAGTTGATTCATTATTTGTAGCATCTGGAATAGGTTTAGCAGTTGCTAAGCAAGCATCAGTCTCTGGTGCTGCTGGAGGATGTCAGGCTGAGTGTGGAACAGCTTCTGGTATGGCAGCTGCAGCTATTACATATTTATTAGGGGGGGATAATAACCAAGTAGCTAATGCAACAGCCATTGCTCTCAAGAATATTTTAGGGTTAGTCTGTGATCCTGTTGCTGGATTAGTAGAAATCCCTTGTATTAAGCGGAATACAATGGGAGCAGCTAATGCGTTAGTAGCAGCTGAGATGGCTTTGGCTGGAGTAGAAAGTAAGATTCCTATCGATGAAGTAATTATAGCAATGAAGGAAGTTGGCGAAGCATTGCCAGAAGAGTTAAGAGAGACATCATTAGGAGGTTTAGCTGCTACTCCTACTGGGTGTAGAATAAAAGAGCAGTTGAAAGCAGATTAA
- the sdaAB gene encoding L-serine ammonia-lyase, iron-sulfur-dependent subunit beta, translating to MSNLSAFDTLGPVMVGPSSSHTAGAVRIGNLAREIVGKDFKRVKIYLHGSFRETYQGHGTDKALIGGLLGLSTENSLIKKSFQLAKQKKIEFEFIPADLGKVHPNTVKLKIEDIDEDMNIITASSIGGGSIVVTEIDGVEVDLTGEYPTLITLHEDKPGVVAKVSAILNEYQLNIAEMKVVRQNKGTLATAVIGLDYQLDVSILNKIQKVSEVKKVKLVNPIE from the coding sequence ATGAGTAATTTAAGTGCTTTTGATACATTAGGGCCAGTAATGGTAGGGCCGTCTAGTTCTCATACTGCTGGGGCAGTTCGAATCGGTAATCTAGCCCGAGAAATAGTGGGGAAGGATTTTAAAAGAGTAAAGATTTATTTACATGGTTCTTTTAGAGAAACCTACCAAGGACATGGAACTGATAAAGCATTAATCGGTGGTTTATTGGGGCTATCAACAGAAAATAGCTTGATAAAAAAGTCATTTCAGTTAGCTAAACAGAAGAAAATAGAGTTTGAGTTTATCCCGGCAGATTTAGGGAAAGTTCATCCTAATACTGTAAAATTAAAAATTGAGGATATAGATGAAGATATGAATATTATTACTGCTTCTTCTATCGGTGGAGGCAGTATAGTAGTTACTGAGATTGATGGAGTTGAGGTTGATTTGACTGGTGAGTATCCAACTTTAATTACTTTACATGAAGATAAACCAGGAGTTGTAGCTAAAGTTTCTGCTATACTGAATGAATATCAACTCAATATTGCTGAAATGAAAGTAGTTAGACAGAATAAAGGTACTCTGGCTACTGCAGTTATTGGTTTGGACTATCAATTAGATGTTTCAATATTGAATAAAATACAAAAGGTTTCAGAGGTAAAAAAGGTTAAACTGGTGAATCCTATTGAATAG
- a CDS encoding response regulator transcription factor has translation MEVITAEDWQLIHQFLIQVGSIDSFKDYKLKVLELIKALIAYDSSNFFVYNKLNSQFEKTTSVNVDSRVIDDYINYFQYIDGLKEKTFNQPHPSKSTQVMDYSKWKKTEFFNDFLRVNGCYYLCGVDLHYNDQLLGTLSFYRDEHSPDFNLKELLYLELLRPHLSNQLHKLIVLEKRSEIEEVDYSKLIEIEGLLYKFSNREIEVAKLVVSGLNNEEIAGELFISINTVKKHLYSIFRKIGVNSRAQLTSKLLKINFKN, from the coding sequence ATGGAAGTAATTACAGCTGAAGATTGGCAGTTAATCCATCAGTTCTTAATCCAAGTCGGCAGTATTGATTCTTTTAAAGATTATAAACTAAAGGTTTTAGAATTAATCAAAGCTTTAATTGCTTATGATTCAAGTAATTTTTTTGTTTATAACAAACTCAATAGTCAATTTGAAAAAACAACTAGTGTTAATGTGGATTCTCGGGTAATAGATGATTATATTAATTATTTTCAATATATAGATGGCTTAAAAGAGAAAACTTTCAATCAGCCCCATCCAAGCAAAAGTACTCAAGTGATGGATTATAGTAAATGGAAGAAGACGGAATTCTTTAATGATTTTTTAAGAGTTAACGGCTGTTATTATCTCTGTGGAGTTGATCTTCATTATAATGATCAATTATTAGGTACTTTAAGTTTCTATCGTGATGAGCATAGTCCTGATTTTAATCTTAAAGAATTACTATATCTTGAATTACTTCGTCCTCATTTAAGTAATCAATTACATAAATTAATAGTTCTTGAAAAAAGATCTGAGATTGAAGAAGTTGATTATTCAAAATTAATTGAGATTGAAGGACTGCTATATAAGTTTTCCAATCGAGAAATAGAAGTAGCCAAGCTTGTAGTTAGCGGCTTAAATAATGAAGAGATTGCTGGTGAATTATTTATTTCAATAAATACAGTGAAGAAACATTTATATAGTATTTTTAGGAAAATAGGGGTTAATAGCCGGGCACAATTAACATCTAAATTGCTCAAAATTAATTTTAAAAATTGA
- the larA gene encoding nickel-dependent lactate racemase: MKLKYGEEELNFDQSRLTKSRVLLPNEQRGVADPLKAVKDSLQNPINSLSIAELVNEELPDKVVIIVNDVSRPTPYEYLLPPLLEELHKVGIEQENITFVIATGIHEPNTKEQNLSIFGEKLLDEYKFISHNPDENLVDLGKLSSGNRLYLNREVVEADLLITLGVILPHYFAGFSGGRKSILPGVAGRESIEYNHSHMVDLIGNLPPIEENQISQEMLEAARKAGVDFILNVVTNSNKEIVEVVAGNYKQAWQQGVNTSSEMYHVSLEEKADAAIVSAGGYPKDINFYQAQKALDNADYATKEGGTIILAAECREGLGENIFTDWLSSSTEPKDNLHRIKDKFVLGGHKAFAISKVAMKKDIILISDFDRETTEQLFAKKASSISEALDYVEEKHGQDYTSVIMPQGGLAVPVVDKE, translated from the coding sequence ATGAAGTTAAAGTATGGAGAAGAAGAGTTGAATTTTGATCAAAGTAGGCTAACTAAAAGTAGAGTATTACTACCTAATGAGCAGAGAGGAGTAGCCGATCCCTTAAAAGCAGTTAAAGATAGTTTACAGAATCCAATTAATTCACTTTCGATAGCTGAATTAGTTAATGAAGAACTACCGGATAAAGTAGTAATTATAGTTAATGATGTCAGTCGACCAACTCCCTATGAATATCTTCTGCCGCCGTTATTAGAAGAATTACATAAAGTTGGAATAGAACAGGAGAATATTACCTTTGTAATTGCTACTGGAATCCATGAGCCTAATACTAAAGAACAGAATTTATCTATTTTCGGTGAGAAACTGCTAGATGAATATAAATTTATTTCTCATAATCCTGATGAGAATCTAGTTGATCTCGGTAAGTTAAGTTCGGGTAATAGACTCTATTTGAATCGAGAAGTTGTGGAGGCTGATCTATTAATTACCCTTGGAGTGATTCTTCCTCACTATTTTGCTGGTTTCTCTGGAGGACGCAAGTCTATTCTACCAGGTGTAGCCGGCAGAGAAAGCATAGAGTATAACCATTCTCATATGGTTGATCTAATCGGCAATTTACCACCGATAGAAGAGAATCAGATCAGTCAAGAGATGTTAGAAGCTGCCAGAAAGGCTGGAGTTGACTTCATCTTAAATGTAGTTACTAACAGCAACAAGGAGATTGTAGAAGTAGTTGCTGGTAATTATAAGCAGGCCTGGCAGCAGGGAGTTAATACTTCAAGTGAAATGTATCATGTATCGTTAGAAGAAAAGGCTGATGCTGCTATCGTAAGCGCTGGCGGCTATCCTAAGGATATAAATTTTTATCAAGCTCAAAAGGCTCTGGATAATGCTGATTATGCTACCAAAGAAGGCGGTACTATTATTTTAGCTGCTGAATGTAGAGAAGGTTTAGGTGAGAATATTTTTACTGACTGGCTTTCTTCTTCTACAGAACCGAAGGATAATCTACATCGGATCAAGGATAAGTTTGTATTGGGCGGACATAAGGCTTTTGCTATTAGCAAAGTAGCTATGAAGAAGGATATTATCTTAATTTCCGATTTTGATAGAGAGACTACTGAGCAGCTATTTGCTAAGAAGGCTTCGTCAATTAGTGAAGCTCTTGATTATGTAGAAGAAAAGCACGGACAGGATTATACTTCAGTTATCATGCCTCAAGGCGGACTAGCAGTGCCAGTAGTAGATAAAGAATAA
- a CDS encoding DMT family transporter, with translation MTESRFNPYLILILGVFIISFAAILIKLTTAPAPVVAFYRMALASIILFPIVIVRNRGEIKEVLTRKYFISIFCGGFFLAAHFIFWITSLNYTTVASSVVFVAMQPIFVTLGSYLIFKEEASASLIVGIVVAVVGSVIIGFSDLKVAGNFLYGDLLALAGAVMIAGYVLIASKLREELSLLPYVFVIYSISALFLYIFVLGQGYKLVSYSLNDYFIFFLLALGPNLIGHTSFNWALKYVSSPVVATSILVEPIGSTILAFFILNEVPPIGTLIGSIFILSGIYLAVREDSKGKEKN, from the coding sequence ATGACTGAATCCCGTTTTAATCCATACTTAATACTCATTTTAGGAGTCTTTATAATCTCTTTTGCAGCAATTCTAATTAAATTAACTACTGCGCCGGCACCAGTAGTTGCCTTTTATCGAATGGCCTTAGCTTCTATAATTCTCTTTCCAATAGTTATTGTTAGAAATAGAGGTGAAATAAAGGAGGTACTTACCAGGAAATACTTTATATCGATCTTTTGTGGCGGCTTCTTTCTGGCAGCCCACTTTATTTTTTGGATAACTTCATTAAATTATACTACTGTAGCCAGTTCGGTAGTATTTGTAGCTATGCAGCCTATCTTTGTAACTTTAGGTAGTTATTTAATCTTTAAAGAAGAGGCATCGGCTTCATTAATAGTAGGAATCGTCGTAGCGGTAGTTGGTAGTGTAATTATTGGATTCAGTGACTTAAAGGTTGCTGGAAACTTCTTATACGGCGATCTTTTAGCCTTAGCTGGAGCAGTTATGATTGCTGGTTATGTCTTAATTGCCAGTAAGTTAAGAGAGGAATTATCTCTTCTACCGTATGTATTTGTTATTTATTCAATTAGTGCTCTCTTTCTTTATATTTTTGTTCTGGGGCAGGGATATAAATTAGTCAGTTATAGCCTCAACGATTATTTTATCTTTTTTCTTTTAGCTCTAGGACCGAATCTAATTGGACATACTTCGTTTAACTGGGCTCTAAAGTATGTTTCATCGCCAGTAGTAGCTACTTCAATTTTAGTTGAACCTATAGGTTCAACTATTTTAGCCTTCTTTATTCTAAATGAGGTTCCTCCAATTGGAACCTTGATTGGAAGCATCTTTATTTTGAGCGGTATATATCTTGCTGTTAGGGAGGATTCCAAAGGGAAGGAGAAAAATTAA
- a CDS encoding lipase family alpha/beta hydrolase, protein MNNKVVLVHGFSKDSRDMLQLQENLNQLGYEGITVDLPLTFKTIETAASIFKKEMEILISSLDDEELIHLVGHSTGGLIVRNFLATTDTIDKVGRAVLIGTPNYGSQLADIAADLSTILVNILKTLRSLQTEEVRKLELVEDSKIDIGAIAGNKNNLLLGKLLSKESDGLVHVESVKYEGLKDFIILSYGHKEIHYKFETAELVVSFLEKGKFE, encoded by the coding sequence ATGAATAATAAAGTAGTATTAGTCCATGGTTTTAGTAAGGATAGTAGAGATATGCTGCAGCTACAAGAGAATTTAAATCAGTTAGGCTATGAAGGAATTACAGTTGATCTACCTTTAACCTTTAAAACGATAGAAACTGCAGCTTCTATATTCAAAAAAGAGATGGAAATATTGATATCCAGTCTGGATGATGAAGAACTAATCCATCTTGTAGGCCACAGTACAGGAGGATTGATTGTTAGGAATTTTTTGGCTACTACAGACACAATAGATAAAGTGGGTAGAGCTGTACTAATCGGAACCCCCAATTACGGCAGTCAGTTAGCCGATATTGCAGCGGATTTATCGACAATTTTGGTTAATATACTTAAGACTTTGAGATCACTGCAGACAGAGGAAGTAAGAAAGCTAGAACTTGTGGAAGATAGTAAGATAGATATCGGCGCTATTGCTGGAAATAAGAATAATTTATTACTAGGTAAGCTATTATCTAAAGAAAGTGATGGATTAGTACATGTTGAGTCAGTCAAGTATGAAGGTTTAAAGGATTTTATAATACTTTCCTATGGTCATAAAGAGATTCATTATAAGTTTGAAACAGCAGAGTTAGTAGTTTCATTTCTTGAAAAGGGAAAATTTGAATAA
- a CDS encoding DUF1638 domain-containing protein: protein MKKAVISCKVLYEEIFELINGDFDVEFLPQGLHNLPNCEDMRDEIQEVIDELEAKKDYDYIILGYGLCSGGVEGLKAKEASLVIPKVHDCIPMFLGGREIKDELEKGGTYYLSRGWIDCGGDTYKRYLFLANKEEELQKWIDKFRDYQSGDSQKIVDWYQKDRYQKLAELGYPEDKARFVSFEALKNYDSITLIDNDNLDSIHYRYTEAMYNFIDDLLKEERGEGLDYQVVKGDTKILKDLLYFDELDEKNQTNLAIIPPNEGLQLEIR from the coding sequence ATGAAAAAAGCGGTTATTTCCTGTAAAGTGCTCTATGAGGAGATATTTGAGCTTATTAATGGTGATTTTGATGTTGAATTTCTTCCGCAGGGACTACATAATCTGCCTAATTGTGAAGATATGCGAGATGAGATTCAGGAGGTGATAGATGAATTAGAAGCCAAAAAGGATTATGACTATATAATTTTAGGCTATGGTCTCTGCAGCGGTGGAGTTGAAGGATTAAAGGCTAAAGAGGCCAGTCTAGTTATTCCTAAAGTTCACGACTGTATACCTATGTTTCTCGGCGGAAGAGAGATTAAAGATGAGCTTGAGAAGGGAGGAACATATTATTTAAGCCGGGGCTGGATTGACTGCGGTGGAGATACATATAAGCGGTACTTATTTTTAGCTAATAAAGAAGAGGAATTACAAAAATGGATTGATAAGTTTAGAGATTATCAGTCTGGTGATAGTCAAAAAATTGTAGACTGGTACCAAAAGGACCGCTATCAGAAGTTAGCTGAACTTGGATACCCAGAAGATAAGGCCAGATTTGTTAGCTTTGAAGCTCTAAAGAATTATGATTCTATAACTTTAATTGATAATGATAATTTAGATTCTATACATTATAGATATACAGAAGCGATGTATAACTTTATTGATGATCTGCTTAAAGAGGAGCGGGGAGAGGGTTTAGATTATCAAGTTGTAAAGGGAGATACCAAAATTTTAAAGGATTTATTATACTTTGATGAACTAGATGAAAAAAACCAGACTAACTTAGCAATTATTCCGCCTAATGAAGGATTACAGCTGGAGATTAGGTAG
- a CDS encoding YkgJ family cysteine cluster protein, which yields MRNYEDRKVSINQEVVTEVRDKLNDFKREIANYSVNEVKTEELFRLLQRLYTLGGNLLAEFDEFIACQKGCNQCCDKLVYITELEGMMIDEFIMNNFNQDEINEIQSEVNKRIRLRNSTDASKSYGEVIRSHKKEFSCIFYSQKNLCRVYPARPWNCRRHIVFSDRETCSLETEENPITLDNTSFTEVKDLVDDIEEEIYRLNDTFKNEIYYTLQGYAEEVICEIDKQEL from the coding sequence ATGAGGAATTATGAGGATAGAAAAGTTAGTATCAATCAAGAAGTAGTAACTGAAGTTAGAGATAAATTAAATGATTTCAAACGAGAGATAGCAAACTATAGTGTAAATGAAGTAAAGACTGAAGAGTTATTTAGATTATTACAGAGGCTATATACTTTAGGAGGTAATTTATTAGCAGAATTTGATGAATTTATTGCTTGTCAAAAGGGCTGCAATCAATGCTGTGATAAATTAGTATATATTACTGAGCTTGAAGGAATGATGATTGATGAATTTATAATGAACAATTTTAATCAGGATGAGATTAATGAAATTCAGTCAGAAGTAAATAAAAGAATTAGGTTAAGGAATAGTACTGATGCTTCAAAAAGTTATGGTGAAGTTATTAGATCACATAAAAAGGAATTTTCCTGCATCTTTTATTCCCAAAAGAATCTATGTAGAGTATATCCTGCTAGGCCCTGGAACTGTCGGCGGCATATTGTATTTTCCGATAGAGAAACCTGCAGTTTGGAAACAGAAGAGAATCCTATTACTCTAGATAACACTTCATTTACGGAGGTAAAGGATTTGGTAGATGATATTGAAGAAGAGATATATAGGTTAAATGATACTTTTAAGAATGAAATTTATTATACTCTACAGGGATATGCAGAAGAGGTTATCTGTGAAATTGATAAGCAGGAATTATAA